Proteins found in one bacterium genomic segment:
- a CDS encoding PQQ-dependent sugar dehydrogenase produces MPSLWLLGILASWLLAPTASAITTVRVATGLQQPLFITYAPGDAGRLYIVERGGRIKVLQNGQISGTFLDVRSLVETGYVEQGLLGLAFDPQFSANGTFYIYYTRGGDGWIVISRYHATNSDNADPASAQILLTIPHPYQNHNGGMITFGPDGFFYFGTGDGGSGGDPGNRAQSDTTLLGKLLRIDVHQGSPYAIPPDNPFANSQEGRPEIWAKGLRNPWRFSFDRQTHDLYIGDVGQDRWEEVDVQPANVRGLQNYGWRLMEGNHCYNPPQNCDPGGLVHPIHEYGHNVGCSITGGYVYRGSAIPDLAGTYFFADYCSARIWSFRYQNGQQSDFQERTAELAPGGGQTIQAISSFGEDAQGELYICDLNQGSVFKIVPRATSTGSARDDPPTGFRLYANNPNPFNPVTQVSFDLASTGPVDLGVYNIFGQRVATLAHGAEAAGHHAVTFDGSQLPSGIYLCRLRAVRFTAIQKMLLLK; encoded by the coding sequence ATGCCTTCACTTTGGCTTCTGGGCATTCTGGCGTCTTGGCTTCTGGCACCCACTGCCAGTGCCATTACGACGGTTCGCGTGGCAACCGGACTGCAGCAGCCTCTGTTTATCACGTATGCTCCCGGAGATGCGGGACGTCTCTATATCGTGGAACGCGGAGGCCGAATCAAAGTCCTGCAGAACGGCCAGATCAGCGGGACCTTTCTGGATGTCCGTTCGCTTGTTGAAACCGGCTACGTGGAGCAGGGACTGCTGGGTCTGGCTTTCGATCCACAATTTTCCGCCAACGGAACTTTCTACATCTACTACACTCGCGGCGGCGATGGCTGGATTGTGATTTCCCGCTATCATGCCACCAACAGTGACAACGCCGACCCCGCCAGCGCTCAAATTCTGCTGACCATTCCCCACCCCTATCAAAACCACAACGGTGGCATGATCACCTTCGGTCCCGATGGCTTCTTTTACTTCGGCACCGGAGACGGCGGCAGCGGCGGCGATCCCGGCAACCGTGCACAGAGCGATACCACGCTGCTGGGTAAGCTGCTGCGGATAGATGTGCATCAAGGCTCGCCCTATGCCATCCCGCCGGATAACCCCTTCGCCAATTCGCAGGAAGGTCGCCCCGAGATCTGGGCCAAGGGATTGCGCAACCCGTGGCGCTTCAGCTTCGACCGGCAAACACACGATCTGTATATCGGCGACGTCGGACAAGACCGCTGGGAAGAAGTGGATGTTCAGCCGGCCAATGTGCGCGGCCTGCAAAATTATGGCTGGCGGCTGATGGAAGGCAATCATTGCTACAATCCGCCGCAGAACTGCGATCCCGGTGGATTGGTGCATCCGATCCATGAGTACGGCCACAATGTCGGCTGCTCCATCACCGGAGGCTATGTCTATCGCGGCTCGGCTATCCCCGATCTTGCCGGCACCTACTTCTTTGCCGACTACTGCTCCGCCCGCATCTGGTCCTTCCGTTATCAAAACGGTCAGCAGTCCGACTTTCAGGAACGCACCGCGGAACTTGCTCCGGGAGGTGGACAAACCATTCAGGCGATCTCTTCTTTCGGCGAGGATGCGCAGGGCGAACTCTACATCTGTGATCTGAATCAAGGGAGCGTGTTCAAGATTGTTCCCCGCGCCACATCGACGGGATCGGCGCGGGACGATCCGCCTACAGGCTTCCGGCTCTACGCCAATAATCCGAATCCCTTCAATCCCGTTACGCAAGTTTCCTTTGACCTCGCATCAACAGGACCGGTAGACCTCGGAGTGTACAACATCTTCGGGCAGCGCGTCGCCACCCTCGCGCATGGCGCCGAAGCCGCCGGACATCACGCGGTGACATTCGACGGCAGCCAGCTCCCTTCCGGAATCTATCTCTGCCGCCTCCGCGCCGTCCGCTTCACCGCCATCCAAAAAATGCTGCTGCTCAAATAG
- a CDS encoding O-acetyl-ADP-ribose deacetylase, translated as MNERIEVIQGDITRQTVDAIVNAANSTLLGGGGVDGAIHRAAGPELLEECITLGGCDTGDARITKGYRLPARFVIHTVGPVWKGGEYEEDDLLAKCYRSSLKLALEHGVKSIAFPAISTGAYHFPLERATQVAVREVHEFLSKNSTLEKVVFVCFDSQAFEAYQEALRETGIVSHS; from the coding sequence ATGAATGAGCGCATCGAAGTTATTCAGGGAGACATTACCCGTCAGACGGTGGATGCCATTGTCAATGCCGCAAACAGTACCCTGCTGGGTGGGGGTGGAGTGGATGGGGCGATTCACCGCGCCGCCGGACCGGAACTGCTCGAAGAGTGCATCACCCTCGGCGGCTGCGACACCGGCGATGCCCGCATTACCAAGGGCTACAGGTTGCCGGCGCGGTTTGTGATCCACACGGTGGGACCGGTCTGGAAGGGCGGCGAGTATGAGGAGGATGACCTGCTGGCCAAGTGTTACCGAAGCTCACTGAAGCTGGCCCTCGAGCACGGCGTAAAGAGCATCGCCTTTCCCGCCATCAGCACCGGAGCCTACCATTTCCCGCTGGAGCGGGCCACGCAGGTCGCCGTGCGTGAAGTCCATGAGTTCTTGAGCAAGAACTCGACTTTGGAGAAGGTGGTTTTTGTGTGCTTCGACTCCCAAGCCTTTGAAGCCTATCAGGAAGCCTTACGGGAGACCGGTATTGTCTCCCATTCGTAG
- a CDS encoding S8 family serine peptidase, whose amino-acid sequence MKRFAFACTALAMAALLLAAFCQPVLAGDKIKVEKADDLPRHTYKISMKAVQFLDDSAAIMKLASEVKKDLEDDLSKYDIQDKSTLQGYYASLGTVALLQGKYDVYLNYLAKRKELEIKEPIKLTMGMVAVAMVKAKQSGNPDMPAAFRTELRKLLDPLPYDLVQDNIKSAKGSYEMMSKNMTIGGMEAGVQPVLDKSKGEMSKDMALGLIGAAFTYRQILPLKDDAAAVYTAYIDEKAKAAAPKPDIWADRDVTLTEKDGKPVVMAVWDSGVDADIFKTKMWTNTKEIPNNKKDDDKNGFVDDVHGIAWGLHSDKETSLLYPVGDVKTERPTLQRRMKGLEDIGSNIDSPEAKEVKELMKSMPPDSMKPVFENIGKYGNYCHGTHVAGIASRGNALAQILAARITFDYHMMPELPTAELAQKEAKAEKATVEYFKKHNVRVVNMSWGNSLASVEGALEANNWGKTPEERKAKAREIFEITRVALFDAIKNAPNILFVTAAGNENNDVKFDEFYPSSFELPNMLTVGAVDQAGDETSFTSFGRTDVYANGFEVLSYVPGGDEMKLSGTSMSSPNVMNLAAKLFAKKSDLTVAQAKDLIIKGCDEKKAGERKIMLINPKKSFELLAGMAAK is encoded by the coding sequence ATGAAACGCTTTGCGTTTGCCTGCACGGCACTGGCCATGGCCGCGTTGCTGTTGGCCGCATTTTGTCAACCGGTTCTGGCGGGAGATAAGATCAAGGTCGAAAAGGCCGATGATCTGCCCCGTCATACGTACAAGATCAGCATGAAAGCCGTGCAGTTTCTGGATGACAGCGCGGCCATCATGAAACTGGCGAGTGAAGTCAAGAAGGATCTGGAAGACGATCTTTCCAAGTACGACATTCAGGACAAGTCCACGCTCCAGGGCTATTATGCCTCGCTGGGCACCGTGGCATTGCTGCAGGGCAAGTATGATGTCTACCTTAATTACCTCGCCAAGCGCAAGGAACTGGAGATCAAAGAACCCATCAAGCTGACGATGGGCATGGTCGCGGTGGCGATGGTCAAGGCCAAGCAGAGCGGCAATCCCGATATGCCCGCCGCTTTCCGCACCGAACTGCGCAAACTGCTGGATCCCCTGCCCTATGACCTCGTGCAGGACAATATCAAGTCCGCCAAGGGCAGCTATGAGATGATGTCCAAGAACATGACCATCGGCGGAATGGAAGCCGGTGTGCAGCCCGTCCTCGACAAGAGCAAGGGCGAGATGAGCAAGGATATGGCCCTCGGTCTGATCGGCGCGGCGTTTACCTATCGCCAGATTCTGCCGCTCAAAGATGATGCCGCCGCCGTCTATACCGCTTACATCGACGAGAAGGCCAAGGCCGCCGCGCCGAAGCCGGACATTTGGGCTGACCGCGACGTGACGCTGACCGAAAAAGACGGTAAACCTGTCGTCATGGCCGTGTGGGACAGCGGTGTGGACGCCGACATCTTCAAGACCAAGATGTGGACCAACACCAAGGAAATCCCGAACAACAAAAAGGACGACGACAAGAACGGCTTCGTGGATGACGTGCACGGTATCGCCTGGGGTCTGCATTCGGACAAGGAAACCTCCCTGCTCTATCCCGTGGGCGATGTGAAGACCGAACGCCCCACGCTGCAGCGCCGGATGAAGGGTCTGGAAGACATCGGCTCCAACATTGACAGTCCGGAAGCGAAGGAAGTCAAGGAACTGATGAAGTCCATGCCGCCCGATTCGATGAAGCCCGTGTTCGAAAATATCGGCAAGTACGGCAACTACTGCCACGGCACCCACGTGGCGGGTATCGCCTCCCGCGGCAACGCGCTGGCGCAGATTCTTGCCGCCCGCATCACCTTTGATTATCACATGATGCCCGAACTGCCGACGGCGGAACTGGCCCAGAAGGAAGCCAAGGCCGAGAAGGCTACGGTGGAGTATTTCAAGAAGCACAACGTGCGCGTCGTCAATATGAGCTGGGGCAATTCATTGGCCAGCGTCGAAGGCGCCCTTGAAGCCAACAACTGGGGCAAGACTCCCGAAGAGCGCAAGGCTAAAGCCCGCGAGATCTTCGAGATCACCCGCGTCGCGCTGTTCGATGCTATCAAGAACGCGCCGAACATTCTGTTCGTCACCGCGGCCGGCAACGAGAACAACGACGTCAAGTTCGACGAGTTCTATCCCAGCTCCTTCGAGCTGCCCAACATGCTGACGGTGGGCGCGGTGGATCAGGCCGGCGACGAAACCAGCTTCACCAGCTTTGGCCGCACCGACGTGTACGCCAACGGTTTTGAAGTGTTGAGCTATGTCCCCGGCGGCGATGAGATGAAGCTTTCGGGCACGTCCATGTCCTCCCCGAACGTCATGAACCTCGCGGCGAAGCTCTTTGCCAAGAAGTCCGATCTGACCGTCGCGCAAGCCAAAGACCTGATCATCAAGGGCTGCGACGAGAAGAAGGCCGGCGAGCGCAAGATCATGCTCATCAACCCCAAGAAGTCTTTCGAACTTCTGGCCGGCATGGCTGCGAAGTAA
- a CDS encoding NmrA/HSCARG family protein has protein sequence MAQKKIIAVIRATGAQGGGLVQAILNDKSGEFVARAITRNVNSDKAKALKAAGVDVVAADLDDVNSLTAAFKGAYGAFCVTNFWEHFSAEKEIAQVKNMATAAKAANVKHVIWSTLEDTRNLVPLSDNRMPTLHEKYKVPHFDGKGESNHFFTDLGVPTTFLNTSFYWENFIYFGMGPVRGQDGVLGITFPMGSKPLPGIGAEDIGKSAYGIFKRGSEFIGKTVGIMGQALTGAQMAEAMSKALGQPVRYNDVPADVFRSFGFPGADDLGNMFQYKRDFNEQFVGGRSLALTRTLNPEVKTFDAWLAEYGRMIPVPEMA, from the coding sequence ATGGCCCAGAAGAAGATTATTGCGGTTATCAGAGCCACCGGCGCACAGGGCGGCGGACTGGTGCAAGCGATTCTGAATGACAAGAGCGGAGAGTTTGTGGCGCGGGCAATCACGCGCAATGTGAACTCGGACAAGGCCAAGGCGCTGAAGGCGGCAGGAGTGGACGTGGTGGCGGCCGATCTGGATGATGTGAACAGTCTGACGGCGGCCTTCAAGGGCGCGTATGGCGCGTTTTGCGTGACCAATTTCTGGGAGCATTTCTCCGCCGAGAAGGAGATTGCTCAGGTGAAGAATATGGCCACGGCGGCGAAGGCCGCGAATGTGAAGCACGTTATCTGGTCCACGCTCGAAGACACGCGCAACCTCGTGCCGCTGAGTGACAACCGTATGCCGACGCTGCATGAAAAATACAAGGTGCCGCATTTCGACGGCAAGGGCGAGAGCAATCATTTCTTCACCGACCTCGGCGTGCCGACCACCTTTCTCAACACCTCATTTTACTGGGAGAATTTCATCTACTTCGGCATGGGGCCGGTTCGCGGACAAGACGGCGTGCTGGGCATCACCTTCCCCATGGGCAGCAAACCGCTCCCCGGAATCGGCGCGGAAGACATCGGCAAGAGTGCCTATGGAATTTTCAAGCGCGGCAGCGAGTTCATCGGCAAGACCGTGGGGATTATGGGTCAAGCCCTCACCGGCGCCCAGATGGCCGAAGCCATGAGCAAGGCTCTGGGACAACCCGTGCGCTATAACGATGTCCCGGCGGATGTATTTCGCAGCTTCGGTTTTCCGGGCGCGGACGATCTGGGTAACATGTTTCAGTACAAGCGCGATTTCAACGAGCAATTCGTGGGCGGACGCAGTCTGGCATTGACGCGGACGTTGAATCCCGAGGTGAAGACATTCGACGCGTGGCTGGCCGAGTACGGCCGCATGATTCCGGTACCGGAGATGGCGTGA
- a CDS encoding PQQ-dependent sugar dehydrogenase produces MQRPYLGQLLTCAYLVICLLKITPAQASHTIRVASGLSRPVLVTAPLGDTARIFIVEQRSGSTGAIRIERNSSVLSRPFLSVPNLATGSEQGLLGLAFHPNYATNGYFFVNYTRSSDGATVIARFHVSSDPDSADAASGQTILTIPQPFANHNGGNLAFGNDGYLYIGMGDGGDANDPGNRAQSDTTLLGKLLRIDVDSAFPYAIPPTNPWAVRHEIWAKGLRNPWRWSFDRATHDLYIGDVGQGAWEEIDVQAAGSPGGENYGWRCMEGLHCTGLSGCTCNDPALTLPIYNYDHSGGKCAITGGYVYRGCADSALQGTYFFADFCSNQIWSFRYVNGTVTDFQERTAELAPSGGLSITSISSFGQDALGELYICDLDGGEVFKILPDNPVDCNHNGRADACDIAAGFSRDANHNGIPDECECVAATVQDLTAQPSGNDLLLNWTVGGGLETYTVYRATSVDAPFPGPGWAQIAAGLTAASFADSGAIAASDRYFYLVTAVCP; encoded by the coding sequence ATGCAACGACCTTATTTGGGACAACTTTTAACCTGTGCTTACTTAGTCATTTGTCTATTGAAGATCACTCCCGCCCAAGCTTCTCACACCATTCGCGTCGCCTCCGGGCTGTCGCGGCCCGTCCTGGTAACGGCCCCGTTGGGCGATACCGCGAGGATATTCATCGTCGAACAGAGGAGTGGCAGCACGGGCGCAATTCGGATCGAGCGCAACAGTTCGGTCCTGTCCCGGCCATTTCTTAGCGTGCCCAACCTTGCCACAGGCAGCGAGCAGGGCCTCCTCGGGCTGGCCTTTCATCCGAATTATGCTACAAACGGCTACTTCTTCGTCAACTATACCCGAAGCAGCGACGGCGCAACGGTCATTGCGCGGTTTCATGTGTCCAGCGACCCGGACAGCGCCGACGCGGCCAGCGGACAGACGATCCTGACCATACCTCAGCCATTCGCCAATCACAATGGCGGGAATCTGGCCTTCGGGAATGACGGCTACCTGTACATCGGCATGGGAGACGGCGGGGATGCCAATGACCCGGGGAATCGTGCCCAAAGTGATACGACGCTCTTAGGCAAGCTGCTGCGAATCGATGTGGACAGCGCCTTCCCTTATGCCATTCCGCCGACAAATCCGTGGGCCGTGCGGCATGAGATCTGGGCCAAGGGGTTGCGGAATCCCTGGCGGTGGAGCTTCGACCGGGCCACCCATGATCTGTACATCGGAGATGTCGGACAGGGAGCCTGGGAAGAGATTGATGTGCAGGCGGCCGGCAGCCCGGGCGGGGAAAATTACGGCTGGAGATGCATGGAGGGGTTGCACTGCACCGGACTCTCCGGCTGCACCTGCAATGATCCCGCGCTGACCTTGCCTATCTACAACTATGACCACAGCGGCGGCAAATGCGCCATCACCGGAGGCTATGTGTATCGTGGCTGCGCCGATTCCGCGTTGCAGGGCACCTATTTCTTTGCGGATTTTTGCAGCAACCAGATCTGGAGTTTTCGCTATGTGAACGGCACAGTCACCGATTTTCAGGAGCGTACGGCAGAACTGGCCCCGAGTGGCGGCCTGTCCATCACCAGCATCTCTTCTTTTGGGCAAGACGCCCTCGGAGAACTTTACATCTGCGATTTAGACGGCGGTGAGGTTTTCAAAATCCTGCCGGACAACCCTGTCGACTGCAACCACAATGGCCGCGCCGACGCCTGCGATATTGCCGCAGGGTTCAGCCGTGACGCCAATCATAACGGCATCCCCGATGAATGCGAATGTGTCGCTGCCACCGTGCAGGACCTGACGGCGCAGCCATCGGGAAATGACCTGCTGCTGAATTGGACAGTCGGCGGCGGACTCGAGACCTACACGGTTTATCGAGCCACCTCCGTCGACGCACCCTTCCCCGGTCCGGGCTGGGCGCAGATCGCAGCCGGTCTGACTGCTGCATCCTTTGCCGATTCCGGTGCCATTGCCGCCTCTGACCGTTACTTTTACCTCGTTACCGCCGTCTGCCCGTGA
- a CDS encoding right-handed parallel beta-helix repeat-containing protein, whose protein sequence is MSLVSGDLQQAINTAADGDTLILTPGRYVAEAHAYTETLCGNCQEQQTEVKATYGFVIDAKRLYLRAQKKSSQVILDTRAGYGMLVLNSQGTVIENMTITGGVRDADGRATDAAVVVKGSAVTLRRCLIGPNKNFKDSTIIGICGVAVREGGDARIEYCMIKGNSWDGVALYRGATAQIHDCGIDSGRGVGIGVTWDATAMVLRNRISHYWKGIGSFGTATVIARNNTVVDNLGWGIIASGASTMIAENNISVHNGNCGMAVWNKGARGRMVNNILAFNGWRKEWVCPCVGFWNQESDTAGWVISHNIVWDNGAGNVRSVDSAMFIAADPQFADSVKYVPRAAAIKDGDPDLSNPDGTRSVIGIYGGPQAKKP, encoded by the coding sequence ATGTCTCTGGTCAGCGGCGATTTGCAGCAGGCGATCAACACGGCGGCGGATGGCGACACGCTGATTCTGACGCCGGGCCGCTATGTGGCCGAAGCCCATGCGTACACCGAGACATTGTGCGGCAATTGCCAGGAACAGCAGACCGAGGTGAAGGCCACATACGGTTTTGTGATTGACGCCAAGCGGCTCTATCTGCGCGCTCAGAAAAAATCCAGTCAGGTGATTCTGGACACACGCGCAGGCTACGGTATGCTGGTGCTGAACTCGCAGGGGACGGTGATCGAGAACATGACGATCACCGGCGGCGTGCGCGATGCGGACGGGCGGGCTACGGATGCAGCGGTGGTGGTGAAGGGATCCGCCGTTACCTTGCGCCGCTGTCTGATCGGACCGAATAAAAATTTCAAGGATTCCACGATTATCGGTATCTGTGGCGTGGCGGTGCGGGAAGGCGGCGACGCGCGCATCGAATATTGCATGATCAAAGGCAACTCGTGGGATGGCGTGGCGCTCTATCGCGGCGCAACGGCGCAGATCCACGATTGTGGCATTGATTCGGGGCGGGGAGTCGGCATTGGTGTGACGTGGGATGCCACGGCTATGGTGCTGCGCAACCGGATTTCCCACTACTGGAAGGGCATCGGTTCCTTCGGCACCGCGACCGTGATTGCACGGAACAATACGGTGGTCGATAATCTCGGCTGGGGAATCATCGCCAGCGGAGCGAGCACGATGATTGCCGAGAACAACATCTCGGTCCACAACGGCAACTGCGGCATGGCGGTGTGGAACAAAGGCGCGCGCGGCCGCATGGTCAACAACATCTTAGCCTTCAACGGCTGGCGCAAAGAGTGGGTATGTCCTTGCGTCGGCTTCTGGAATCAGGAGAGCGATACCGCCGGCTGGGTGATCTCCCACAACATCGTCTGGGATAACGGCGCGGGCAATGTGCGCAGTGTGGACTCGGCCATGTTCATAGCGGCGGATCCGCAGTTCGCCGATTCCGTGAAGTACGTCCCCAGGGCGGCGGCAATCAAGGACGGCGATCCGGATCTTTCGAATCCGGATGGCACGCGTTCGGTGATCGGTATTTATGGGGGACCGCAGGCGAAGAAGCCTTGA